The Terriglobales bacterium genomic interval CTCCACGCCGCCGACATTTGCAAATAGCCGCTTTGCAGACGTAGTCCGAGACGGTGGAAATATCTACTTGCGGGCGGTCAATACAGCACAAGTAGGCAGCGAGAAGCTCACGGTGCTATCGAGCGAACCCTTGGGGAAGGACTTGCTGGACAAGATCGCGGGGGAGTTGGGCGAAATCAGCTTTTACGCCGAAGGCGTGGATCTTAGTGAGCAAGGAATCAATGTTTCCGCGGGCAGCGGGAGGCCCAGCGGCCAATCGCGCAGACCAGCTGAACGATCAACCATCAGGGCGGGCAGTCCTCCTCCCTCGTCCGGGTACTTTGACCGCCTGGTCTCGTTTCCCACCGTGCTGTGGGTGGTGGACTGGAAGACTGGCCAGAAGGGTTCCGCGGCAGCATTCCTGGTCACTACCCGCAATTCGGTGCTCTACAGAGAATTGTTTTCTACCCTCGGACAATACTCGGGCGCTGCGGCAATCATTCTGGGTATCCTGGGAGCCCTATTCGCGGTCATCGAGCTGTTCGCCCTGCTCATCGGTGTGCGGCTGACGCGTACCATCACGCGATCCATCGCGGCGCTGTATAAGGCGACTCAGCACATTAATCGAGGAGACTTCAGCCATCGCATTTCGGTGCAGACCCATGACCAGCTCGCTGCCTTGGAGAATTCCTTTAACTCCATGACTGAGTCACTGCAAAAGCTGCTGGCCGAGCAAAAAGAGAAGCAGCGCATGGAAAACGAACTGGTGATCGCGCAGGAGGTGCAATCGCAGCTCTTTCCCAAACAGGTTTCAGAGCTGGAGTCCCTGGAAGTGCACGGCTTCTGCCGTCCCGCGCGAACGGTGAGCGGCGACTACTACGACTTTGTGCCTCTCCCACCTGAGCGCCTGATGCTGGCTGTTGGTGACGTGAGCGGCAAAGGAATTTCGGCGGCACTCCTGATGGCTACCATCCATTCGGCAGTACGCGCTTATAGCCAGGAAGCGCCACCACGGCTCTCCATGCCGCGGGCCGTAGGCGCAGATGTGCATTCCGGACGATCATCTTCTCATGGCACAGAAGTCTCGCCGGCGGCCTTGATCACGCTGCTGAATCAGCAGCTTTATCGAACGACTCCTGCAGAGAAATACGCAACGTTGTTTCTTGGCGCGTACGACAGTCCTTCGCAGCGGCTCACCTATACCAATGCCGGACATCTACCGCCCCTTATCGTCGGCCGGGACGGCCAGGTGCGTCGTCTGGATCGCGGAGGCACCGTCGTGGGACTCTTTGAGGCCCTGGATTACGAAGAGAGTTCGATTGACTTGCGAGCGGGTGACATTTTTCTGGCCTTCAGTGATGGCGTGACCGAACCGGAAAACGACTTTGGCGAGTTCGGGGAGGAAAGGCTCCTCGAACTGGTCCGCGATTATCGCGACCAGCCCCTGGCGCGCATCAGCGAAACCGTTCTGGCTGCCGTCATGGATTGGATTGGCGGCGAGGAACAACCCGACGACGTCACCCTCGTGCTCGCACGCGCGAGGTGAGGCCATTGCTCGCCCCTATTGGAATACCGCCAAACCAGTTTCCCGCACCTGGTAATACGCTCAGTAGTACAACCCAGAAGGGCCTTTATATTCCTGAACGGAGTTACCACCATCCACGACAATGAGCTGGCCGGTTATGTAAGAGGCTGCTTCCGAGGCCAGAAACGCGACCGCAGCAGCCACCTCTTCGGGACGGCCGGGGCGACCCACGGGAGTATTTTTGCCGGCAATGATTTCCTGATCTGAAGAAGAAGCGGTCTCGATCCAGCCGGGAGCAACCGCATTGACCGTAATTTGCTGGCGTGCAACCTCAAGAGCCAGGCTGCGAGTAAGTCCGACCATGGCAGCTTTGGCCGCGCTGTATGCGGTTTCACGCGGATTGCTCACCAGTGGGCCGGTGGTGGAAGAAATGTTCACGATCCGCCCGTATTTCCCTTCCAACATGCTGGGCAACACGGCGCGGGTCACGTTGTAAGCGGTCTTCAGATTGATCGCGATACCGTAATCCCAATCCTGCTCGGATAGTTCGACCAGCGGCAACGAGGCGGTCGCTCCCGGGCGGCTGACTTGCGTCATGCCTGCGTTGTTCACCAGGATGTCAATTCGGCCGAAGCGGGCGAGAACTGCCTGTACCAGCGCCTGAGTACGGTCGTAATGGCAAAGATCGGCAGCCAGGGCAAAGACGTCGCCGCCCTCTGCCGATAGTTCGCGAGCACAATCCTCTATTCGTTGGGTTGTGGAAGTGATTGCAATTTTCGCGCGCAGTTGCGCAAGCAGACGAGCGATCGCGAAACCAATGCCGCGAGGACTACCCGCACCTGTTACGAGCGCAACCTTCCCGGAAAAATTCATTTTTCGATGGGTGTGCTACCTGTCGCACTCACCAGCACCCCTGCCCCTTCGTGGTTTTGATACCAGGCGGTCTCGCTGGAGCGCTGCCACAGCCTCGTCCCAAGCCACAGCAACATTCCCACTTGAAGCAGAAAGAAAGACGTCAGCACAGCAGTTGAGGGAACCAGGCGTGCCCAGATGCACAAGATTACAGCCATGCCGGCCCAAG includes:
- a CDS encoding PP2C family protein-serine/threonine phosphatase codes for the protein MEVPSLRTFRIKRVLLRWIPRSRLARTAAYVVGLDLLLYGVEQLLAAATASAANSLSFWVNFLTFLGGVLWAVVLFRWIRQRLLWRLRNRLIVTYVFMAVIPIMLLLAMVAAAGYMFAGQFATFVVTADIRSELSSLQASNATLANALAPYAPKGGSFLASQLEKLKAGDPQWSKRDVAIWYRGDQRATGRPLSTPPTFANSRFADVVRDGGNIYLRAVNTAQVGSEKLTVLSSEPLGKDLLDKIAGELGEISFYAEGVDLSEQGINVSAGSGRPSGQSRRPAERSTIRAGSPPPSSGYFDRLVSFPTVLWVVDWKTGQKGSAAAFLVTTRNSVLYRELFSTLGQYSGAAAIILGILGALFAVIELFALLIGVRLTRTITRSIAALYKATQHINRGDFSHRISVQTHDQLAALENSFNSMTESLQKLLAEQKEKQRMENELVIAQEVQSQLFPKQVSELESLEVHGFCRPARTVSGDYYDFVPLPPERLMLAVGDVSGKGISAALLMATIHSAVRAYSQEAPPRLSMPRAVGADVHSGRSSSHGTEVSPAALITLLNQQLYRTTPAEKYATLFLGAYDSPSQRLTYTNAGHLPPLIVGRDGQVRRLDRGGTVVGLFEALDYEESSIDLRAGDIFLAFSDGVTEPENDFGEFGEERLLELVRDYRDQPLARISETVLAAVMDWIGGEEQPDDVTLVLARAR
- a CDS encoding SDR family NAD(P)-dependent oxidoreductase, whose translation is MNFSGKVALVTGAGSPRGIGFAIARLLAQLRAKIAITSTTQRIEDCARELSAEGGDVFALAADLCHYDRTQALVQAVLARFGRIDILVNNAGMTQVSRPGATASLPLVELSEQDWDYGIAINLKTAYNVTRAVLPSMLEGKYGRIVNISSTTGPLVSNPRETAYSAAKAAMVGLTRSLALEVARQQITVNAVAPGWIETASSSDQEIIAGKNTPVGRPGRPEEVAAAVAFLASEAASYITGQLIVVDGGNSVQEYKGPSGLYY